A segment of the Dehalococcoidia bacterium genome:
GAGAGAACCCCTGCCGAGCCTGCCTCGCTGCGCGAGCCGTAGCTCTCCGCCAGGCTGACACGGCATCGCTGCCGCCGGTATGAGACCCGCGAGGGTCCGGACGTGGGCACGGAGATTGCTCTGCGCCGCGCCCGGCTTCGTGCCTATACTGGGCACGGCCGGCAGCCGCGCGGAGCGGCGCCGCACCGGCGAGGAGGAAATCGTGAGTTACAGCGACATTCTCTACGAGACCAGGGGCCGCCTGGCGATCGTCACGCTCAACCGGCCGGAGAAGATGAACGCGCTCTCGCACCGGCTGCGCTCCGAGGTCTTCGACGCGCTCAAGAACGCCGAGGCCGACGCCGGCGTGCGCGTGATCATCATCCGCGGCTCCGGCCGCGCCTTTTCCGCCGGCTACGACCTGGGCGGCGCCAACCAGACCGATGACGTCAGCCAGTACCAGGAAACGCGCTCCGGCCTGCCCGCCGTCGGCCCGATCTTCCCCGGCCAGGGTCAATGGCCGCAGCACCTGCTCTCCGGCTACTGGCAGATCTGGGAGCTGGCCAAGCCGGTGATCGCCCAGGTGCACGGCTACTGCCTCGCGGGCGGCACCGAGCTGGCCACCTTCTGCGACCTGATGTTCGTCGCCGACGACGCGGTCCTCGGCTACCCGCCCGTGCGCGCGATGACGACCGTGGACATGGTCTACCACCCCTGGCACATGCCAATGCGCAAAGCCCGCGAGCTGCTCTACACGGGCGACTCGATCAGCGGCGAGGAGGCGGTGCGCATCGGTTGGGCGAACCGCGCCTACCCGGCCGACCAGCTGGCGGAAGAGACCGAGCGCTTCGCCGAGCGCATCGCCAACATCGAGAGCGACATGCTGCAGATGTCCAAGCGCGGCTGCAACCGCGCCTACGAGGTGATGGGCATCCGCACGGCGCTGGCGGTGGGCGCCGACATCCAGGCGCTGAGCACCTACCGGCCGAGCGGCAAGATGTTCGGCACGATCCTGCGCGAGAAGGGCCTCAAGGCCGCGCTCGACTGGCGCGACGGCCCCTTCCGCGACTACCGCACCGCGCCGAGCAAGCCGCGGGCGTAGGGAGCTGATGGATGGAGGAGGGTATCGGGTGAAGGGTCAGCGTGGCCCCGCGACGTTCCCGACAGTGCGGGCCGAGGTCCTGGCTGGGCCTCGCGCGCGGCTCGATCGAAGCTGCGTCCTTCGCCCGCTGCCCTCGTACCTCCGGCCCGGCCTCGACCTGGTGCTCTGCGGCTGCAATCCGGGGCTGTTCTCAGCCGCGGTGGGGCACTACTTCGCCCGACCGGGCAACGCCTTCTGGCCGCTGCTGGCCGAGGCCGGCATCACCCCGCGCCTGTTCCGGCCCGATGAGGACGCGGCGCTGCTCGAGCTGGGCGTCGGGCTCACCGACATCGTGGCACGGCCCTCGGCCGGCACCGGCGACGTGAGCGCGGCC
Coding sequences within it:
- a CDS encoding enoyl-CoA hydratase-related protein; protein product: MSYSDILYETRGRLAIVTLNRPEKMNALSHRLRSEVFDALKNAEADAGVRVIIIRGSGRAFSAGYDLGGANQTDDVSQYQETRSGLPAVGPIFPGQGQWPQHLLSGYWQIWELAKPVIAQVHGYCLAGGTELATFCDLMFVADDAVLGYPPVRAMTTVDMVYHPWHMPMRKARELLYTGDSISGEEAVRIGWANRAYPADQLAEETERFAERIANIESDMLQMSKRGCNRAYEVMGIRTALAVGADIQALSTYRPSGKMFGTILREKGLKAALDWRDGPFRDYRTAPSKPRA
- a CDS encoding mismatch-specific DNA-glycosylase, which gives rise to MKGQRGPATFPTVRAEVLAGPRARLDRSCVLRPLPSYLRPGLDLVLCGCNPGLFSAAVGHYFARPGNAFWPLLAEAGITPRLFRPDEDAALLELGVGLTDIVARPSAGTGDVSAAEWRAGGAAVAGRLREFRPAAVCFVGDTAYRAFAGRPRDRWGRQAGDWEGTAVFVAPSTSGRVVRLAAERRAAFLEVGAWLRARRESAVMPLSGDSP